Proteins from a single region of Pyrus communis chromosome 6, drPyrComm1.1, whole genome shotgun sequence:
- the LOC137736027 gene encoding secreted RxLR effector protein 161-like: MPISKGDKLSNEQCPTNNLEKEAMQDKPYASLVGSLMYAQGCTRPDLAFTISVLGRFQSNAGEAHWNAGKIVLRYLQRTKSHMLVYKRIDDQLVLEGYSDADFAGCPDDLKSTSGYVFMMGGGAISWRSVKQDIVAPSTMVAEYLSCYEAINQGVWLKNFITGLRIVDSISRPIQLYCDNNAAIFFTKNNKRSNATRNLDIKFLVTR, from the coding sequence ATGCCGATATCCAAGGGAGACAAATTGAGTAATGAACAGTGTCCTACAAATAACTTAGAGAAAGAAGCCATGCAAGACAAGCCATATGCATCACTAGTTGGGAGCCTAATGTATGCACAAGGTTGTACAAGACCTGATCTTGCTTTTACAATTAGTGTTTTGGGGAGGTTTCAGTCCAACGCTGGTGAGGCACATTGGAATGCAGGTAAGATAGTATTGAGATACCTTCAGAGGACTAAATCACACATGTTAGTCTACAAAAGAATTGATGATCAACTGGTTCTAGAAGGATATAGTGACGCAGATTTTGCAGGTTGTCCCGATGATTTGAAGTCAACTTCTGGTTATGTGTTCATGATGGGTGGTGGAGCTATCTCTTGGAGGAGTGTTAAACAAGATATAGTGGCACCGTCAACAATGGTGGCTGAGTACTTGTCATGTTATGAAGCAATTAATCAAGGAGTCTGGTTGAAGAATTTTATCACAGGTCTCAGAATAGTTGACTCGATCTCAAGGCCAATACAACTTTATTGTGACAACAATGCAGCCATATTCTTTACCAAGAATAACAAAAGGTCCAATGCTACCAGAAATTTGGATATTAAGTTCCTTGTTACTCGTTAG